One Salvia splendens isolate huo1 chromosome 12, SspV2, whole genome shotgun sequence genomic window carries:
- the LOC121757389 gene encoding wall-associated receptor kinase-like 14: MKLKSSNQILFHAASLALCATAAMAMAAAACNQTCGWRTVPFPFGFSSGCEIQLNCSPNGTALASEFPVLAISSDTILANLPAVCNRPVEALGRLFTRNYAPTFLNAVLLQNCSGDPNSCFIPTTEVRANFELLDCGGHTNDSIRCYSQADNSSLFMDYGRLRRSGCTSLFSAISIKSLDMSNLSVSLDVRIVRLGWWRLGRCGCSDHAKCEAVSPPGNVEVAAYRCRCVDGFVGDGFRDGMGCRRDQECNLSKYLSGECRGATRILVLIGVIAAGVTVTAAAAITLRFVVKLSKVWSRSRRHRSLKLKETASITIPIYNYKEMEKATNFFSDKKMLGTGAYGTVYSGKLSNDKWVAIKRLKQRDHGPGDIQHVINEIKLLSSVKHPNLVQLLGCSIEREDILVYEFMPNGTLSQHLQGEKAGGLPWQVRLSIAAETARALSYLHHTLQPPIYHRDVKTSNILLDYNLSAKVADFGLSRLGMSEEASHVSTAPQGTPGYVDPQYHQHFHLSDKSDVYSFGVVLVEIITAMRVVDFSRPPGEINLAALAVDRIGRGCLEEIVDPFILKSGGGEGTLWSVNKVGELAFRCLAFDRDLRPSMMDVLVELEQIAAAGSKSSSNLVVNEEDGSLCKVSSSKKSLKMQMDLSPIASVIDSLGSDESSSSSNS, encoded by the exons ATGAAACtaaaatcctcaaatcaaatccTATTTCACGCAGCTTCTCTTGCTCTATGCGCGACCGCTGCCATGGCCATGGCCGCGGCCGCGTGCAACCAAACCTGCGGCTGGAGGACCGTCCCCTTCCCCTTCGGCTTCTCCTCCGGCTGCGAAATCCAACTCAACTGCAGCCCCAACGGCACTGCCCTGGCCTCGGAGTTCCCAGTCCTCGCCATCTCGAGCGACACCATCCTCGCGAACCTCCCGGCCGTGTGCAACAGGCCCGTGGAGGCGCTGGGCCGCCTCTTCACCCGAAACTACGCCCCGACGTTCCTGAACGCCGTGCTCCTCCAAAACTGCAGCGGCGACCCGAACTCGTGCTTCATCCCCACCACGGAGGTGAGAGCCAACTTCGAGCTGCTCGACTGCGGCGGCCACACCAACGACAGCATCCGCTGCTACTCGCAGGCGGATAACTCCAGCCTCTTCATGGACTACGGCAGGCTGCGGCGGAGCGGCTGCACCTCTCTGTTTTCCGCGATTTCGATTAAGTCTTTAGATATGAGTAATTTGTCTGTTTCCTTGGATGTGAGGATTGTCAGGTTGGGGTGGTGGCGGTTGGGGAGATGCGGCTGCTCCGATCATGCTAAATGTGAGGCTGTTTCTCCGCCGGGGAACGTGGAGGTGGCGGCGTATCGGTGCCGGTGTGTTGATGGGTTCGTCGGCGATGGTTTTAGGGATGGTATGGGCTGCCGGAGAG ATCAAGAATGCAACCTTTCCAAATATCTATCTGGCGAATGCAGAGGAGCTACTAGAATACTTGTTCTAATAGGAG TAATTGCAGCAGGTGTTACGGTGACAGCGGCGGCAGCCATAACTTTGCGATTCGTCGTAAAATTATCAAAAGTTTGGAGCAGAAGCCGACGTCACCGGAGCTTGAAACTTAAAGAAACAGCATCCATTACCATTCCAATTTACAACTACAAAGAAATGGAGAAGGCCACCAACTTCTTCTCCGACAAGAAAATGCTCGGCACCGGCGCCTACGGCACAGTCTACTCCGGCAAGCTCAGCAACGACAAATGGGTCGCCATCAAACGACTCAAACAAAGAGACCACGGCCCGGGCGATATCCAGCACGTGATAAACGAGATCAAACTCCTCTCCTCAGTAAAGCACCCTAACCTCGTCCAGCTCCTCGGCTGCTCCATCGAACGCGAGGACATCCTGGTCTACGAGTTCATGCCCAACGGCACCCTCTCCCAGCACCTGCAGGGAGAGAAGGCCGGTGGGCTCCCCTGGCAGGTCCGTCTCAGCATTGCTGCTGAGACGGCCCGCGCCCTGTCTTATCTGCACCACACTCTGCAGCCACCTATCTACCACCGCGACGTCAAGACCAGTAACATCCTCCTCGACTACAACTTGTCCGCCAAGGTGGCGGACTTTGGTTTGTCGAGGCTTGGGATGTCAGAAGAGGCGTCCCATGTGTCGACGGCCCCCCAGGGGACGCCTGGGTACGTGGACCCGCAGTACCACCAGCATTTTCATTTGTCAGACAAGAGCGATGTGTACAGCTTCGGAGTGGTGCTGGTGGAGATCATCACGGCGATGAGGGTGGTGGATTTTAGCCGGCCGCCGGGGGAGATCAACCTGGCGGCGCTGGCGGTGGATCGGATCGGGCGGGGGTGTTTGGAGGAGATTGTTGACCCTTTTATACTGAAGTCCGGCGGCGGTGAGGGGACGCTTTGGTCGGTGAATAAGGTGGGTGAGCTGGCGTTTAGGTGCCTTGCCTTTGATAGAGATTTGAGGCCGTCGATGATGGATGTTTTGGTTGAGTTGGAGCAGATTGCGGCGGCGGGGAGTAAGTCTTCATCTAATTTGGTGGTGAATGAAGAAGATGGAAGCTTGTGTAAGGTTAGTAGTAGTAAGAAGTCGTTGAAGATGCAGATGGATTTATCTCCAATTGCTTCAGTTATTGATTCATTGGGAAGTGACGAGAGTTCTTCCTCGTCAAACAGCTAG